One region of Eupeodes corollae chromosome 1, idEupCoro1.1, whole genome shotgun sequence genomic DNA includes:
- the LOC129940052 gene encoding phagocyte signaling-impaired protein — MANHVHDTVFERRLRPIYDSLEVGNNKKALQEAEKLLKKQPTLICAQALKALALLRLGKYEESNTLLKNISQEKPTDDSTLQVLSFCYKEMEQLDKICELYNHAAKQSPGNEEILAHLFISYVRLDDYKAQQSVALQLYRVKLINAYYFWAVMSVVLQGIRGPESKNPDKRKLYLALAQRMVDKMIAEDKLEAEQEALLYVTILDEQGKSEEALNFLNGPVCEKCYPGAPLYLKINLLKKMQMWDKINVMLKELLKDDRDRWDYYQDFLTSCFELHKSRSGTESIEDGISNMDECHDFLCQLIEGDGKRVRGPYLARLELHKRMRANQMDAQELLGDFIQLIIEYFRLFGDKSCCTSDVTLFLTSVSLEDRLLLANKLLQETGISSTSLPQNKEQMQKHICSLQISRICGHYVDLETEHLIAFYTALRLHYEHGLSAFGKNLLPTDMGPSDPYALLAANVMYDVCVREQRSDKLFEALCLLQYVLKNSPSNFHVKLLCLKIYHIFGCITGAQQMYESIDIKHIQLDSMGYIHCNLLPLCGRPSIARVVFDTTLKFFTNSYKERLEYIALTYRYCSFSKLQEFLNFKERLTNSLHFVSISVEAQLADLVSLFGSVQQNLNTYSLMSIEPQDDRINWNGLSDNRDLPAIVRWDPVHLVSHEQHQRETIEQELEALQLRSLMLRLVASFVDLYHFNNSSNINNSSEKTKGESNNSKDTETVEVLREGWEGLFQRIRLMKYEKISNQFLVNLLPSRLHLMLDLPYEKFFSDLAGFILDLHIGCIKMEQCKVISNNVDDVVAVFLDAIKESNNSEDNLWCRRSVQQRISVAIEILSLYAFILSICHERFAISSQNSQNKKQKKKDNKSNQNDENLATNIMNEKERMQLIVELMRHLKQHLQNCANSLAGWKPPHIPTNLVSCMADMSLNPDVETSLLSEVAITFKDSHDQTITELKNLIKDKIRMVNK, encoded by the exons ATGGCGAACCACGTGCATGATACCGTCTTCGAAAGGAGATTACGTCCTATTTAtg ATTCCCTCGAAGTTGGTAATAACAAAAAGGCTCTTCAAGAAGCCGAAAAGCTTCTGAAGAAACAACCGACTTTGATATGTGCCCAGGCACTGAAGGCTCTAGCTCTTCTCAGATTGGGTAAATATGAGGAAAGCAATACCCTGCTAAAGAATATATCACAGGAAAAGCCAACAGACGATTCCACTCTGCAAGTTTTGTCGTTTTGTTACAAAGAAATGGAACAAC TGGACAAAATATGTGAATTATACAATCACGCAGCTAAACAGTCGCCCGGTAATGAGGAAATTCTGGCTCATCTATTCATATCATATGTCCGACTGGACGATTATAAAGCACAGCAATCGGTGGCCTTGCAATTGTATCGAGTGAAGCTTATAAATGCATACTATTTCTGGGCTGTAATGAGTGTTGTTCTCCAG GGAATTCGTGGACCGGAGAGCAAGAACCCAGATAAACGAAAATTGTATCTAGCTCTGGCGCAACGCATGGTCGATAAAATGATTGCCGAGGACAAGCTTGAAGCCGAACAAGAAGCTCTTCTTTATGTCACTATTTTGGATGAACAAGGCAAGAGTGAGGAAgctttgaattttctcaatggACCTGtttgtgaaaaatgttatcCCGGTGCTccattatatttgaaaattaatctacttaaaaaaatgcaaatgtgggataaaattaatgttatgcTGAAGGAATTGCTGAAAGATGA TCGAGACCGTTGGGATTATTACCAAGATTTTTTAACCAGTTGTTTTGAATTACACAAATCTCGAAGCGGTACTGAAAGTATTGAAGATGGCATATCCAATATGGATGAATGTCACGACTTTTTATGTCAG ttAATTGAAGGTGACGGCAAGCGTGTACGAGGACCATATCTCGCTCGTCTTGAGTTGCACAAGCGTATGCGCGCCAATCAAATGGACGCCCAAGAACTTCTAGGTGATTTCATACAGctaataattgaatattttcggCTTTTCGGAGATAAGTCTTGCTGTACTTCTGATGTTACATTATTCCTTACATCAGTTTCATTGGAAGACCGGCTTTTACTTGCGAATAAGTTGCTTCAAGAAACTGGAATATCTTCAACATCATTGCCCCAAAAT AAGGAACAGATGCAAAAGCACATATGCTCACTACAAATTTCCAGAATTTGTGGTCATTATGTGGACCTGGAGACGGAGCATTTGATTGCATTTTATACAGCTTTGCGTTTGCATTACGAACACGGACTCAGTGCTTTTGGCAAGAATCTCTTGCCGACAGATATGGGACCATCGGATCCATATGCATTGCTTGCTG caaaTGTTATGTACGACGTTTGTGTGAGAGAACAAAGATCAGACAAGCTCTTCGAAGCACTGTGTCTTCTGCAATATGTTCTCAAAAACAGTCCCAGTAATTTTCACGTTAAGCTTTTGTGCTTGAAAATTTATCATATTTTCGGGTGCATCACAGGTGCGCAGCAAATGTACGAGTCAATCGATATAAAACACATTCAGCTGGACTCAATGGGTTATATTCATTGCAATTTGCTTCCACTGTGTGGCCGTCCATCAATAGCTCGTGTCGTCTTTGATACAACATTGAAGTTTTTCACCAACAGCTATAAGGAACGCTTAGAATACATCGCATTGACCTATCGCTACTGttccttttcaaaacttcaagaatttctcaattttaagGAGCGACTGACAAATAGTTTGCATTTTGTGTCCATCTCGGTTGAAGCACAACTCGCCGATTTGGTTTCTTTGTTCGGATCGGTTCAACAAAATCTTAATACGTATAGTTTAATGAGCATAGAACCTCAAGATGACCGAATCAATTGGAATGGCCTATCTGATAATCGTGATCTACCAGCTATCGTACGTTGGGATCCTGTACATCTTGTAAGTCATGAACAACATCAGAGGGAAACTATCGAACAAGAGCTCGAAGCGCTACAGTTACGTTCGTTGATGTTGAGACTGGTAgcatcatttgtcgatctttatCATTTCAACAATAgtagcaacatcaacaacagcagTGAAAAGACAAAAGGTGAATCTAATAATTCAAAAGACACTGAAACTGTGGAGGTGCTGCGCGAAGGCTGGGAAGGACTATTCCAACGAATACGCTTgatgaaatatgaaaaaatttcaaatcagtTTCTAGTCAATTTGCTACCATCGCGTCTTCATTTGATGCTCGATCTGCCATATGAGAAATTCTTCAGTGATTTGGCAGGTTTTATATTGGATTTGCATATAGGCTGTATTAAGATGGAGCAATGTAAAGTGATAAGTAACAATGTGGATGATGTGGTTGCTGTGTTTTTGGATGCTATTAAAGAAAGTAATAATAGCGAAGATAATCTTTGGTGTCGACGGTCGGTTCAGCAGAGAATTTCAGTTGCCATTGag ATTCTATCCCTTTATGCCTTTATTTTGTCAATTTGCCACGAGAGATTCGCGATATCATcacaaaattcacaaaataaaaagcagAAAAAGAAGGATAACAAATCAAATCAGAATGATGAGAATTTGGCTACAAATATCATGAACGAAAAGGAACGAATGCAGCTGATAGTTGAATTAATGCGCCATCTTAAGCAACATTTACAAAATTGTGCTAATTCTCTTG